From Halotia branconii CENA392, the proteins below share one genomic window:
- a CDS encoding ribonuclease H-like domain-containing protein, with amino-acid sequence MRLQDFQVSDRDLSDAALSEYLESEAIAVDTETMGLLPQRDRLCLVQLCNLEGKVTVIRIARGQTNAPNLKKLLEAANVVKVFHFARFDVATLRHYLIIKVQPIFCTKIASKLARTYTNRHGLKDVVQELTQVELDKSAQSSDWGNAANLSEAQLSYAANDVRYLLTVRQKLIEMLQREDRWELAQECFQVLPTIVSLDLLQFKDLFEH; translated from the coding sequence ATGAGATTACAAGATTTTCAGGTTAGCGATCGCGATCTTAGTGATGCTGCCCTTAGCGAATATTTAGAATCCGAAGCGATCGCGGTTGATACCGAAACTATGGGTTTGTTACCCCAACGCGATCGCTTGTGTCTTGTCCAGTTATGCAACCTTGAAGGTAAGGTAACGGTGATTCGTATAGCCAGAGGTCAAACGAATGCCCCCAATCTCAAAAAACTCCTAGAAGCGGCAAATGTGGTGAAGGTATTCCACTTTGCTCGTTTTGACGTTGCGACTTTACGCCATTACCTAATTATCAAAGTTCAGCCAATTTTTTGTACCAAAATTGCTAGTAAGCTAGCCCGCACTTACACTAATCGCCACGGACTCAAGGATGTGGTGCAAGAATTAACACAAGTAGAATTAGATAAAAGCGCTCAAAGTTCTGATTGGGGTAACGCTGCTAATTTATCTGAGGCTCAACTTAGTTATGCTGCCAATGATGTCCGCTACTTACTTACTGTTCGGCAAAAGCTCATTGAAATGCTGCAACGAGAAGATCGTTGGGAACTTGCTCAAGAATGCTTTCAAGTTCTGCCAACGATAGTTTCCTTAGATTTACTGCAATTTAAGGATTTATTTGAACACTGA
- a CDS encoding CAP domain-containing protein — MFRQTAFGIALSTLVLATGLMNAPVPSHSSTKQATDDQPLSIPSNQVAASTTVFQTTALEKSVFDQINRYRASKKLPKLKLNANITRQARIHSQNMARGKVPFSHQGFELRVKAIPLHYNSAAENVAFNQGYTNPASQAVIGWLESPGHLKNLRGNYNLTGIGVAANQQGEVYLTQIFVHTSTARRK, encoded by the coding sequence ATGTTCCGACAAACTGCTTTTGGCATCGCTTTAAGTACGCTTGTCCTTGCCACGGGATTAATGAATGCTCCTGTACCAAGTCACAGTTCAACCAAACAAGCCACTGACGATCAACCGTTATCGATTCCTTCAAATCAGGTTGCAGCATCGACTACTGTTTTTCAAACAACTGCTTTAGAAAAATCAGTTTTTGACCAAATTAATCGATATCGGGCTTCTAAAAAACTGCCAAAGTTGAAACTAAATGCAAATATTACTCGACAGGCAAGGATTCATAGTCAAAATATGGCTAGAGGTAAAGTCCCATTTAGCCATCAGGGATTTGAACTTAGGGTCAAAGCTATTCCCCTGCACTACAACAGTGCAGCAGAAAATGTCGCTTTTAATCAAGGGTACACTAATCCCGCTAGTCAAGCTGTTATTGGTTGGCTGGAAAGTCCTGGACATTTAAAGAACCTGAGAGGGAATTACAACCTCACTGGGATTGGCGTTGCTGCCAATCAGCAAGGCGAAGTTTACCTCACGCAAATTTTTGTTCATACTAGTACAGCGCGGCGGAAATAA
- a CDS encoding sigma 54-interacting transcriptional regulator, which yields MTSPEMVTWLQERTALGILSPEVLNAIAQVIEEQVVPADKTLVDEGTSPEALYVLHAGQLESDTTNKNDPALACGFLPGAVIHLKELLLDELAACTITTVTECNLWVVSNSQFKALVNQYPEITQAFSRQLAQELAQVTSALGYEQERSVALRPYLVPKAQRGIVGTSRYAVRLREQIREAANERQSVEIFGEPGLEKDNIAALIHFGSAKRREPIIKVDCRILQTSGADLFGRAGGKPGLLQWLDEGTIVFNNIQELPPELLPAVTQLLQTNTYNPVSRPGEPPAEPQHNKARILIVSEQTQPIIERSVGRVIKVPPIRVRKADIQAQVEYYISLYIRAKGIAKPHIAPEAVRRLQSYDFPGNLKELKNLVERAIVQAEDTSVLTEEIFWPAETKKKRFRVNLLNTYPRLRRFLRSDWWPDRINYGFTVAAFAILVGVLFIGPQTRDRNFALNLFWAWWWPFFLFLFPFLGRVWCSVCPFMIYGEITQKLSLWLFPRQLKRWPREQAEKWGGWFLFGLFTLIFLWEELWDLENTAYLSACLLLLITAGAMIFSAIFERRFWCRYLCPIGGMNGLFAKLSMTELRAQQGICSATCTTYQCYKGGPQKGEGMETNGCPLYSHPAQLEDNRDCVLCMTCLKACPHRSVEFNLRPPGIELWTTHVPRTYEVALLFLLLGGVYLHRLSELQSWLGLQLNLTSFWQHLGFSLLALTIPVLVTFVAYGLIYLFNFQRQLRPFVELAYGYLPLVLGGNLAHYLRLGLSEGGRILPVSLATFGLNGEQLPILVAHPAVIDFLQGATLIFSVLLTIVLTQKIARQPFRVMFWQYLAAIVLGASMWAIIVV from the coding sequence ATGACATCTCCAGAAATGGTTACATGGCTACAAGAACGCACGGCTTTAGGTATTCTCTCACCTGAGGTTTTAAATGCGATCGCTCAAGTTATCGAAGAACAAGTTGTACCAGCTGATAAAACTCTAGTTGATGAAGGTACTTCCCCAGAAGCCCTTTATGTTCTTCATGCAGGTCAACTCGAAAGCGATACTACCAATAAAAACGACCCGGCTTTAGCTTGTGGGTTTCTTCCTGGAGCAGTAATTCACCTCAAAGAATTACTGCTGGATGAATTAGCTGCTTGCACAATTACTACTGTCACAGAATGTAATTTATGGGTTGTATCTAATTCACAATTTAAGGCATTAGTCAACCAATATCCTGAAATTACTCAAGCTTTTTCTCGGCAATTGGCGCAAGAATTGGCGCAGGTGACATCGGCTCTGGGTTATGAACAAGAGCGTTCTGTAGCTTTGCGACCGTATTTAGTCCCCAAAGCTCAACGGGGAATTGTCGGTACGAGTCGCTATGCTGTGCGTTTGCGTGAGCAAATTAGAGAAGCAGCTAATGAGCGCCAATCTGTGGAGATTTTTGGGGAACCAGGACTAGAAAAAGATAATATAGCTGCTTTAATTCACTTTGGTTCTGCTAAACGACGAGAACCAATTATTAAAGTTGATTGTAGGATTCTCCAAACTAGTGGTGCAGATTTATTTGGCCGCGCTGGGGGTAAACCAGGACTACTGCAATGGCTAGATGAAGGAACTATTGTTTTCAACAATATCCAAGAACTACCCCCAGAGTTATTACCTGCTGTCACACAGTTACTGCAAACGAATACATACAATCCTGTTTCTCGTCCTGGAGAGCCACCTGCTGAACCTCAGCATAACAAAGCCCGTATTCTCATTGTTTCGGAACAGACACAGCCAATAATTGAACGCTCTGTCGGTCGTGTGATTAAAGTACCACCAATCCGAGTACGAAAAGCTGATATTCAAGCACAAGTAGAATATTACATCAGTCTTTATATTCGAGCTAAAGGGATCGCTAAACCGCATATAGCCCCAGAAGCTGTACGTCGCTTACAGTCTTATGATTTTCCTGGTAATCTCAAGGAATTAAAAAATCTCGTAGAACGGGCGATTGTCCAAGCGGAAGATACCAGCGTACTCACAGAAGAAATCTTCTGGCCAGCCGAAACGAAGAAAAAGCGATTTCGGGTAAATCTGTTAAATACTTATCCCCGTTTACGGCGATTTTTACGTAGTGATTGGTGGCCGGATCGCATTAATTATGGCTTTACTGTTGCGGCTTTTGCGATCTTAGTAGGAGTATTATTTATTGGTCCTCAAACACGCGATCGCAATTTTGCTTTAAATTTATTTTGGGCTTGGTGGTGGCCTTTTTTCCTGTTTCTTTTTCCTTTCTTAGGTCGGGTATGGTGTTCGGTCTGTCCCTTCATGATTTACGGTGAAATTACGCAAAAACTCTCCTTGTGGTTGTTTCCCAGACAACTCAAGCGTTGGCCAAGAGAACAAGCTGAAAAATGGGGCGGATGGTTTTTATTTGGTTTGTTTACTCTAATTTTCCTGTGGGAAGAACTTTGGGATTTAGAAAATACAGCCTACCTGAGCGCTTGTTTGCTGCTATTAATCACCGCTGGGGCAATGATTTTTTCTGCCATCTTTGAACGGCGGTTTTGGTGTCGCTATCTCTGTCCGATTGGCGGCATGAATGGTTTATTTGCCAAACTTTCAATGACTGAACTGAGGGCGCAGCAAGGCATTTGTTCGGCAACTTGTACTACATATCAATGTTATAAAGGTGGTCCTCAAAAAGGTGAAGGTATGGAAACTAACGGTTGTCCGTTATACTCTCACCCTGCCCAATTAGAAGATAACCGAGACTGTGTACTGTGCATGACTTGTCTGAAAGCCTGTCCTCATCGTTCCGTCGAGTTCAATTTACGTCCCCCTGGCATCGAACTGTGGACAACTCATGTTCCTCGCACTTATGAAGTGGCGTTGTTATTTTTGCTCTTGGGTGGAGTATATCTGCATCGCTTGAGTGAGTTGCAATCTTGGTTGGGGTTGCAACTGAATTTAACTTCGTTTTGGCAACACTTAGGATTTTCGCTGCTGGCTTTAACTATCCCAGTTCTTGTTACCTTTGTAGCTTATGGTTTGATATATCTGTTCAATTTTCAGCGTCAGCTTCGACCATTTGTTGAACTTGCCTATGGCTATCTCCCCTTAGTATTAGGAGGTAACTTAGCTCACTATCTACGTTTGGGGTTGAGCGAAGGTGGACGGATTTTGCCTGTAAGTTTGGCTACTTTTGGTTTAAATGGTGAACAATTGCCAATCTTAGTAGCTCACCCCGCTGTAATTGACTTTTTGCAAGGTGCTACTCTGATTTTTTCTGTGCTGTTAACGATAGTATTAACCCAAAAAATTGCCCGCCAACCATTTAGAGTAATGTTCTGGCAATATCTAGCTGCTATCGTTCTGGGAGCTAGTATGTGGGCGATAATTGTGGTTTAA
- a CDS encoding glycosyl hydrolase family 28-related protein, which produces MLPSQKSILKQLTPTLIVATLATSCVNYNNNNSQNQLVLAQTNQNLQENIVFPKSAAVIDVTASEYGAKPNDGKDDTKAIQKALSQFPSGGRIIYLPNGTYNISDSLHWPPGRISASDYKRTILQGQSQDGVTIQLNDSSAKFQDPKKPRPLISTGFDPDLNPNAKAFSASKKAQRFANSVRNLTINIGKKNPGAEGLNFIANNLGSVRSVKIISPDGQGTTGLALTHGEVGPLLVENVEVVGFDYGIRTNNVIAGITMQNITVRNQNRAGIFNRGQIMSLENLYSLNSVPAIINGSDQSSGYQTGGMLTLLNARLVGSGNAKKVPAISSTGFIYARNISGAGYKNVLSSKARNAVGNISGTTINEYTSRPIIAEFPASSKSKELSKESLQLPIRQFPQLPWDDPKAWVSVEKFGAKPNDKKDDTAAFQAAIDSGATTVVVPRRGNFTINGTLRLRKNLRRFIGTQGWIEGKGEIVADKGSQPTLIIENFYIRRGSQVNWRSVADRTVVFRSIENFDFESTGSGDLFIDDVTTDKVRFLNSDQSIWTRQLNVEGSTTTNVVNNGAKLWILGFKTEQGKTKIETSNGGFTELLGALIFSNGIKKQEPIFRIINAASSFAGVGEAHFNGASFQTWVEETRQGITRKLNRNEIPARTAANGRALVLYKGFE; this is translated from the coding sequence GTGTTGCCTTCTCAAAAGTCAATTTTAAAACAACTCACTCCTACACTCATAGTAGCTACCTTAGCTACTTCTTGCGTTAACTATAACAACAACAATAGTCAAAACCAGCTTGTACTTGCACAAACAAACCAAAACTTACAAGAAAATATTGTATTTCCTAAAAGTGCAGCAGTGATTGATGTGACTGCATCAGAATATGGAGCTAAGCCCAACGATGGCAAAGATGATACAAAAGCGATTCAAAAGGCACTGAGTCAATTTCCCAGTGGAGGGCGGATTATTTATTTGCCCAATGGTACATATAACATTTCTGATTCTCTACATTGGCCGCCTGGAAGAATTTCTGCCAGTGACTACAAGCGGACTATACTGCAAGGACAAAGCCAAGATGGCGTAACTATTCAATTAAACGATTCTTCTGCCAAATTTCAAGATCCAAAAAAGCCTCGACCATTAATATCTACAGGGTTTGATCCCGACTTAAATCCAAATGCGAAAGCATTCAGTGCGAGTAAAAAAGCTCAACGTTTTGCTAACTCAGTCAGAAATCTGACTATTAATATAGGAAAGAAAAATCCAGGAGCAGAAGGACTCAATTTTATTGCCAATAATTTAGGATCTGTGCGGAGCGTCAAGATTATTTCTCCTGACGGCCAAGGAACAACTGGTCTGGCATTAACACATGGTGAAGTTGGCCCATTGTTAGTGGAGAATGTTGAGGTTGTAGGATTCGATTACGGAATACGTACCAATAATGTGATTGCTGGGATCACGATGCAGAACATCACAGTTCGCAATCAAAATAGGGCTGGTATCTTCAATCGTGGGCAAATAATGAGTCTGGAAAATCTTTATAGTCTTAATTCTGTACCAGCAATTATTAATGGTAGCGATCAAAGTTCAGGTTATCAAACTGGAGGTATGTTGACACTATTAAATGCTCGTCTTGTTGGTAGTGGTAATGCTAAAAAAGTACCTGCAATTTCTTCTACAGGCTTTATTTATGCTCGAAATATATCAGGTGCAGGTTACAAAAATGTGCTTTCAAGTAAAGCACGAAATGCAGTTGGTAACATTTCAGGAACTACAATTAATGAATATACTTCTCGCCCCATAATTGCCGAATTTCCTGCATCTAGTAAATCAAAAGAGTTATCGAAAGAGTCTCTGCAACTGCCGATTAGGCAATTTCCTCAACTACCTTGGGATGATCCCAAAGCATGGGTTAGTGTTGAGAAGTTTGGAGCCAAACCAAATGACAAAAAGGATGATACTGCTGCTTTTCAAGCAGCAATTGATTCTGGTGCTACAACCGTAGTCGTACCAAGAAGGGGGAACTTTACTATCAATGGAACATTGCGACTGAGAAAAAACCTGCGAAGATTTATCGGAACTCAGGGATGGATTGAGGGTAAAGGAGAAATAGTCGCAGACAAAGGATCTCAACCAACTCTGATAATTGAGAATTTTTACATCAGGCGTGGCTCTCAAGTTAATTGGAGGAGCGTTGCTGACCGTACTGTTGTCTTTCGTAGTATTGAAAACTTCGATTTTGAAAGTACAGGATCTGGTGATCTCTTCATCGATGATGTGACAACGGATAAAGTTAGATTCCTCAATTCAGATCAAAGTATTTGGACTCGACAGCTAAATGTTGAAGGATCAACGACAACTAATGTCGTCAATAATGGTGCTAAGCTTTGGATTCTCGGTTTTAAGACAGAACAAGGTAAAACCAAAATTGAAACTAGTAATGGTGGTTTTACAGAACTTCTGGGTGCATTAATTTTTTCTAATGGCATTAAAAAACAGGAACCAATTTTCCGCATTATTAATGCTGCTTCTAGTTTTGCTGGTGTTGGTGAAGCCCATTTTAATGGAGCTAGCTTTCAAACTTGGGTTGAAGAAACACGCCAAGGTATTACTCGAAAGCTCAACCGCAATGAAATTCCTGCGAGGACGGCTGCAAACGGACGAGCTTTAGTACTGTATAAAGGGTTTGAATAA
- the dhaL gene encoding dihydroxyacetone kinase subunit DhaL, with product MVDKEQILQWLQAFTTEIEKNKEYLTELDAVIGDADHGINMDRGFKKAIAQLPNVTEQDIGNILKTVSMTLISSIGGASGPLYGTFFLRASTVVAGKSELTAQDLLEMLQAGLDGVLQRGKAQLGDKTMVDVLSPAVVAFGQAVGTNKVILPAMQQAIAAAQEGLQNTIPMLAKKGRASYLGERSMGHQDPGATSSYLMLKSLLETLENKTQ from the coding sequence ATTGTGGATAAAGAGCAGATATTGCAATGGTTACAGGCATTTACAACTGAAATAGAAAAAAATAAGGAATACTTAACTGAATTAGACGCAGTCATTGGTGATGCTGATCATGGTATCAACATGGATCGTGGTTTTAAAAAAGCGATCGCCCAGTTACCGAATGTTACAGAGCAAGACATCGGTAACATTTTAAAAACGGTAAGTATGACTCTGATTTCTAGTATTGGTGGTGCAAGCGGCCCTCTATACGGTACATTTTTTCTTCGAGCCAGTACAGTAGTCGCTGGCAAGTCTGAATTAACTGCACAAGATTTACTAGAGATGCTTCAGGCTGGCTTAGACGGCGTACTGCAACGTGGTAAAGCGCAACTGGGAGATAAGACAATGGTGGATGTGTTATCTCCTGCTGTAGTGGCTTTTGGGCAAGCTGTAGGAACGAATAAGGTGATATTGCCAGCAATGCAACAAGCTATAGCAGCAGCCCAAGAAGGATTGCAAAACACCATACCAATGCTGGCTAAAAAAGGACGAGCTAGTTACTTAGGGGAACGCAGCATGGGACATCAAGATCCAGGAGCTACCTCGTCTTATTTGATGTTGAAAAGTTTATTGGAAACTTTAGAAAACAAGACACAGTGA
- a CDS encoding carbon-nitrogen hydrolase family protein → MKSYLAAAIQMTSVPDLHRNLAQAEELIDLAVRRGAELVGLPENFSFMGEEKDKLAQGEIIANESEQFLKKMAQRFQVTILGGSFPVPVDNTGKVYNTTILVDPSGEELARYYKVHLFDVNVPDGNTYRESSTVMAGKQLPSVYFSEKLGSIGLSVCYDVRFPELYRHLSDKGADIIFVPAAFTAFTGKDHWQVLLQARAIENTSYIIAPAQTGTHYDRRQTHGHAMIIDPWGVILADAGEKPGIAIAEINPSRLEQVRRQMPSLQHRVFS, encoded by the coding sequence ATGAAGTCTTATTTAGCAGCCGCTATTCAAATGACCAGTGTGCCTGACCTACATAGAAATTTGGCACAGGCAGAAGAGTTAATTGATCTTGCTGTGCGTCGAGGTGCTGAATTGGTAGGTTTGCCAGAAAACTTTTCTTTTATGGGAGAAGAAAAAGACAAACTTGCTCAAGGGGAAATTATTGCCAATGAAAGTGAACAATTTCTCAAAAAAATGGCTCAGCGCTTTCAGGTTACGATCTTGGGCGGTAGTTTTCCAGTCCCAGTAGATAATACAGGCAAAGTCTATAACACTACCATACTCGTTGATCCTAGCGGTGAAGAACTCGCCCGTTACTACAAAGTACATCTATTTGATGTTAACGTCCCTGACGGCAACACCTATCGAGAATCTAGTACTGTGATGGCTGGTAAGCAACTACCATCGGTGTACTTCTCCGAAAAACTAGGTAGTATAGGTCTTTCTGTTTGCTACGATGTCCGCTTTCCGGAATTATACCGACATCTATCAGATAAAGGAGCCGATATCATATTTGTGCCTGCGGCCTTTACTGCCTTCACTGGCAAAGACCACTGGCAAGTATTACTCCAAGCAAGAGCCATTGAAAATACCTCTTATATCATTGCTCCCGCCCAAACAGGCACTCATTATGACCGTCGCCAAACCCACGGACACGCAATGATTATTGACCCTTGGGGTGTAATTTTAGCTGATGCTGGCGAAAAACCGGGAATTGCGATCGCAGAAATTAATCCTTCGCGTTTAGAGCAAGTTCGCCGTCAAATGCCTTCATTGCAACATCGGGTGTTTAGTTGA
- a CDS encoding Nif3-like dinuclear metal center hexameric protein — protein MNYKTNSIFIEEIVEFLNSFFDVKRFSESERGGIYLPSRHPVKRLGLALEANANLQEWIISQSLDALFIHRPWKLEVESLPSELGIISYHLPFDECLTMSFNPRLAQVLSISDLEMLGEKENRVIGMIGNIPIQKFEHLCNCVTQVFGGQEQVYPITNNDVKRVAVVGAMTDLLIREAADRDADVYITGQFRKPATGAIQETQMGVIAVGHHRSEAWGLRALAGVLRERWLNLDVVISPNILGKPDSYKVEG, from the coding sequence ATGAACTATAAAACTAATTCCATTTTCATTGAAGAGATAGTAGAATTTCTTAATAGCTTCTTTGATGTGAAACGCTTTTCTGAAAGCGAAAGAGGGGGCATATATTTACCATCAAGACATCCTGTAAAACGTTTAGGACTAGCTCTCGAAGCAAACGCAAATTTACAGGAATGGATAATTTCCCAAAGTTTAGATGCACTGTTTATCCATCGTCCGTGGAAATTAGAAGTAGAATCTCTTCCGTCAGAATTGGGGATAATTTCTTATCATCTGCCATTTGATGAATGCTTAACAATGAGTTTTAATCCTCGATTGGCTCAAGTCTTAAGTATTTCTGATTTAGAAATGTTAGGAGAAAAAGAAAACAGAGTAATCGGGATGATTGGTAATATTCCAATCCAAAAGTTTGAGCATTTATGTAATTGTGTGACTCAAGTTTTTGGAGGACAAGAGCAAGTTTATCCAATAACTAATAATGATGTGAAACGCGTTGCTGTCGTTGGAGCGATGACAGATTTATTGATACGTGAAGCAGCAGACCGTGACGCTGATGTATACATAACAGGACAGTTTCGCAAACCAGCCACAGGAGCAATACAAGAGACTCAAATGGGAGTAATTGCTGTTGGGCATCATCGTAGTGAAGCGTGGGGTTTACGCGCACTCGCTGGAGTTTTACGAGAACGTTGGTTGAATTTGGATGTAGTTATTTCGCCTAACATTCTAGGTAAGCCCGACAGTTATAAAGTGGAAGGTTAA
- a CDS encoding TrbI/VirB10 family protein has product MTSYSIPSETSAKNLRTRSIDNSSLEVESNDWESQMARLVGLEQEPPTVVEPIEEDSASLEPLLSEPEAVQTKQPLSSNPFAKLILVGSATLAVILLAGGFLSQMMNIGNQKPAKNLVSPVAQSQPTNLSRQQTLEQEIETLKTKLALAEQAQAVTAAQQNLRAAKPVSQVEEVQQTPQQSRVRPRVIQPTTPPAVRTVYVPRIVRVERVVQRPAPQLSRPENTLATLPPAPIPPAPQPASQPSPPDPLDEWKRLAKLGSYGQVQVAANNQSNNDVVTSPPELNNNAASQTINQNTNPTPQPPQQQQPSVVSQNQSQNPKSVKVGTSAKAVLATAIFGETTRSRNNDKDENKNVFVVKLKEPLKAADGEVALPANTELLTQVNAISEQGLLQLNVVKIIVQDQKGNLTERSLPTNAIIIRGTQGKPLVANKFPNSSGSIASMDAGLFVLGGIGKAAELFNRPDTRVECGQNGVYNDNTDNNNNNNNNNIYTSCFQVTDNRRNIPAGVLEGGLNSLIPQISQRNQQAIAQMSQQTNVWFLAAGKNVEIYVNQTMQF; this is encoded by the coding sequence ATGACTTCTTATTCAATTCCTTCAGAAACTTCTGCCAAAAATCTCCGGACTCGCAGTATCGATAATTCTTCGCTTGAAGTAGAGTCTAACGATTGGGAATCACAGATGGCACGATTGGTTGGCTTGGAACAAGAGCCTCCAACTGTTGTCGAACCAATAGAAGAAGATTCGGCTAGCTTAGAACCGCTACTATCTGAACCAGAAGCAGTTCAAACCAAGCAACCCTTATCATCTAACCCCTTCGCTAAATTAATCTTGGTGGGTAGCGCAACCTTGGCTGTAATTTTATTAGCTGGCGGGTTTTTATCCCAGATGATGAATATCGGCAATCAAAAGCCAGCAAAAAACTTAGTTTCCCCGGTAGCTCAATCACAACCAACAAATTTATCTCGCCAGCAAACTTTAGAGCAAGAAATAGAAACTCTCAAAACCAAGTTAGCTCTAGCTGAACAAGCACAAGCAGTAACGGCCGCGCAGCAAAATCTCAGAGCCGCCAAACCAGTTTCTCAGGTTGAAGAAGTTCAACAAACTCCACAACAATCTAGAGTGAGGCCAAGAGTGATACAGCCAACAACACCCCCAGCTGTGCGAACAGTTTACGTACCTCGAATAGTTAGAGTTGAGCGTGTCGTTCAAAGACCCGCACCTCAACTATCCCGTCCAGAAAACACTCTTGCTACTTTACCACCAGCACCCATACCACCAGCGCCTCAACCAGCATCTCAACCATCCCCACCTGACCCTCTTGATGAGTGGAAAAGGCTAGCAAAATTAGGTAGCTATGGTCAAGTTCAAGTAGCTGCCAATAATCAATCAAATAATGATGTCGTTACTTCTCCACCTGAGCTGAATAACAATGCGGCATCACAGACAATCAACCAGAATACGAATCCTACACCACAACCACCACAACAACAACAACCTTCTGTAGTTAGCCAAAATCAATCACAGAATCCGAAATCAGTAAAAGTAGGAACTAGTGCTAAAGCTGTGTTAGCAACAGCCATATTTGGGGAAACTACAAGATCAAGAAATAACGATAAAGACGAAAATAAAAACGTTTTTGTTGTGAAATTAAAAGAACCACTAAAAGCTGCGGATGGTGAAGTTGCTTTACCTGCAAATACAGAATTACTAACTCAAGTTAATGCCATTTCTGAACAAGGTTTGTTACAGCTAAATGTAGTCAAAATTATTGTGCAAGACCAAAAAGGTAATCTTACAGAAAGAAGTTTACCAACCAATGCAATTATTATTCGCGGTACTCAAGGCAAACCTCTCGTTGCAAATAAATTTCCTAATTCATCTGGCTCTATAGCAAGTATGGATGCAGGATTATTTGTTTTGGGAGGTATTGGTAAAGCCGCAGAGTTGTTTAATCGTCCTGATACCAGAGTAGAGTGTGGTCAGAATGGGGTTTATAACGATAACACTGATAATAACAATAATAACAATAACAATAATATTTACACTAGTTGTTTCCAGGTTACTGATAATAGACGCAACATTCCGGCAGGAGTTCTAGAAGGTGGTTTAAACTCTTTAATTCCCCAAATTTCGCAACGTAATCAGCAAGCGATCGCTCAAATGTCGCAACAAACCAATGTTTGGTTTCTCGCAGCTGGAAAAAATGTGGAAATATATGTTAATCAAACAATGCAGTTTTAA